A stretch of DNA from Eschrichtius robustus isolate mEscRob2 chromosome 12, mEscRob2.pri, whole genome shotgun sequence:
TGTGAGCCCCTCTCCAGCTGCCACATGTCCCGACATGTGCCCGCAGTCCGGAATTTTACCCGCCTCCACTCACAACTCACACACTCACGACACACACTTGGGTGCCTACGGTTGCACTGGCCAAGTCTCCACCCCCCTTCCTTTGCTTAAACTTCGGAATTTCCAGCCGACCGGCCAACCGCTCCCAGCAGCGGGTGGAGTTGAGAAGGGCCCGCCCAGTTCTCGGGGTACAAAACTAGCTCTGCAGGACTACGCGGCCACTTGTCCTTCAGCTCAGAGCACAATGTGTCACTCTCGAAGCTCCCTTCCCACCATGACCGTCCTGCGGGCTCCGACACCGGTCCCCTCCACCAGCCCGGGACCCCAACGAGGCTCCGGTCCCGAGATCTTCACCTTCGACCCTCTCCCGGAGACTGCGGTGGCCCCCGCTGCGCGCCCCAGCGCCTCCCGCGGGCACCGAAAGCGCAGCCGTAGGGTCCTCTACCCACGAGTGGTGAGTGTCGCCGAAGTGGACAGCCCGGGGGAAGAGCAGGGTGAACCGCCGGACGCCGGGGCCCCGACCTGACCTGTTGCCTTTGTTATCTCCCCACAGGTCCGGCGTCAGCTGCCAGTCGAGGATCCGAACCCTGCCAAAAGGCTGCTCTTTCTCCTGCTCACCATCATCTTCTGCCAGATCCTGATGGCTGAAGAGGGTGTGTCGACACCCCTGGTCCCGGAGGACACCCCCAGCGCGCAGTCCCCCGCGCCCACCGTTGCGTCCCCGGTCCTCGAGCCCCTTAATCTGACCTCGGAGCCCTCGGACTACGCTTTGGACTTAAGCACTTTTCTCCAGCAACACCCGGCCGCCTTCTAACCGGACTCCCTACACCcccagaagaatctgaaaaaccaAGAAACACTGGGTGTACCTGGTGCGAGAGAGAGCGTATCCCAAACTGGGACTCCCAAGGCAATTCGCACTCAGAACACTACAGCGGAGATGCCAGCCCGAGCCTAGGAGAGACAGGCACCGACATGCCGGGGCTAGGCCGGGTGGGGAAGGAGAGCGTCGTTATTTCTCATTGCTTctaataatatttatatgtatttatgtatgtccCCCTAGGTGATGGAGGGGtgtatgtaatatttattttaacttatgCAGGAGTGCGAGACGTGCTCCTTGCTGCAAATGCAGATCTCTGGGTATTTATTGGGCTCTGGGGGATTGGTGGAGGCCGGCGCCCAGAACTGAGCGAGGCTGGGAAGAGGGATGGAGGAAACCCGGGTCCGAGAAGGCGCCCGGGCTGGGAGTCAAGGACGGTGGTGGGTCGTAGTAGGTTTAGCGGGTGACATACTCAGCCCTCCAGCATCTCAACTCGCGGGTCTACTGTGTGAGGCTTCGGCGGACCGTTGAGAATAAGGTCCTTGGCCTTCGATCTCCTCGAAGTTGCCCCCAAGGGGTGGCTGCGGGGTCGGTGGGCTGTCAGGGGGCGGCTATGCGGTCGCCAGGTATGTTCTGTGAACACAAATAAACTTGATTTACCGTCAGCAGTCATGTGAGTGTCTCTTTGCAAGGCATGGTCCCCCATTCCTCATGGCCTTCAAGCGCCTGGGCCCGGCCGGAAGAGCCGCGGCCAAGTCACCAGCGAGCGCTCCTCCCCGGGCCCCTGAGCCCCTTTTTCCCGAGTCACGGAACCCAGCATCCGGTAATCGGATGTTGTCGTACGTTGCCCAGTCTGCGATTTTCCCAGTTTGTTCTCGAGGGGCAAATCCGAGGTGAGTCAATCTCCCTTGCCCCGGGGTGCCAGACCCGCTGAGGTCACGTCCCGTAGGGCGGGGCGTGGAGCGGTCTGGGCGGGGCTCCGGACCCCGGAAGGGCGGCGAATTGGGGGCCGCTCCACCCGACCCCGGGCTGGCTCGGCAGCCCGGGTGAGCCGGCGCTCGGGCGGGCTGCGGACCGGAGCGCGGCCTGCTGGGAAAGGGGCGGGCCGAGGGGGGGCGGTTGGTCCGCCGCGGGGGCGGGGTCGCGTCTGCCGCAGCGACAGGGTGCGGCCTGGTGGGGGGCAAGGGCGCCAGCGCGGGCCCAGCTCCCAGGCAGGCTGTGCGCGAGCGGCCCCTGCTCGGCTCACAGGTCCCCTGCGCGTCCCAACCCTGCCCCGGACCCCGGCCAGGCCGCTGCCCGCGTCCGGGAAggtaggtgggggtggggtggggagatggaaTCGGGCTGTGGAGGAGCAGGGACGGTGGCGCAAGGGTCTGGGGGTCTCCAAGGGCCGGGAGAGCTTTATCAGATAAGGGGGAAACCGTCGTCACTGAAGGTGGGGCGCGGCAAGGGGCTGGGAGTCGCTGGGTGACTGCGAAATTTCACAGGGTAAAGCCTTAGCGGATCCGTGGGCGCGGAAGGGACTGGGCCGCGTTGTCTGCAGGCGGGGCGGGACTGACAGGAAAGCGAAAGGGTTCACTCCTGTGGACTCCACAGTGCCCCTTGCTATCAGCAAaggctttctctcctcctcctccagctccagcCTGAGCCATGTTTTTCACCTGTGGCCCAAACGAGGCCATGGTGGTCTCCGGTAAGTATTGTTCTCTGCTCAGCCAGTGACCCCCAAGTCCCCGCAGAGGtctcttccccctctccccaccagctcCCCAGCACCAGACcttctgcccaccccacccccatggctGCAAGCCACCCACTTGTGGTGATTCCCTGCCGCTATGCTT
This window harbors:
- the IER3 gene encoding radiation-inducible immediate-early gene IEX-1; its protein translation is MCHSRSSLPTMTVLRAPTPVPSTSPGPQRGSGPEIFTFDPLPETAVAPAARPSASRGHRKRSRRVLYPRVVRRQLPVEDPNPAKRLLFLLLTIIFCQILMAEEGVSTPLVPEDTPSAQSPAPTVASPVLEPLNLTSEPSDYALDLSTFLQQHPAAF